The sequence CCATCTAATATCATAAATATAGTATACATCCATGAATTACTTCAGctatttgttttaatatattctgTGTTCAATCTTTATGGTTGCAGGGCAGAGTTAAACAGGTGAGTGCTGTCGGTATTGTGTAAAACACAatactgtgtgtatgtgtgctagCAGTTGTATGCTGGTTGTACATAACAATGTCCtttcaactttaaaaaaataataatatttttgattGCAACATATAGTAATGTGCAATTAGAACACAATCTGCCTAAAGAGAAGTTTTATACGAccattaaaaggttagttcacccaaaaatgtaaattatgtcattaatgactgtcattccagacccgtaagacctccgttcatctccggaacacagtttaagatattttatatttaatgcaagagattttctgttcctccaatgaaacactatactgtccatgtccagggtaataaaaacatcatcatagtagtccatatgtgacatcagttagtaaatcagaatctcttgaagcatcgaaaacacattttggtccaaaaataacaaaaactacgactttattcagcattgggttctgttatgtgtttgttttcaatcctcaaataaagattcaaacggttatgaatcagcggatagATTTAGAATttggattgccaatgtcacgtgatctcagcagtttgacacgcgatccgaatcatgaatcgatccgctgattcataaccattcgaatctttgtttgcggattgaaaacaaacgcggaagggaatacaatgctgaataaagtcgtagttttttgttttttgttaatgacatcattttcatttttggtggactaaccctttaagatgctTTGTTACTATTTCTAATGacattaaacaaatttctgaaaaaattatttaatgtaaggcatctagattttatattttatatattctcAATTATATTTTTTCACTTGTTTCTACACTAAAACATAAATCAGGATGAAATAAAAGTAATTGAAATGTCAtgaaaataagaataaaatcaaaagtctTAAAAATAAGGGTTTGCTTTAAAacataatgtatattttttattattttcttatGGTTTTGGAGTCGAATATGGTGTGGACATGTACTTGACAGGTTTTTGGTGTGATCCACCCGTATGGACATTGTCATTTACACTCATCCATCATGTTAACTGCTATTTCTTATACTCTTATCCACCATCTCTCACCCTTATAAACAAATTTATCCAAACAACAGAACTGGTCTATAATAAGTCTTCCATGACAGAGTCCAGGGTAGCTCATAGGAATTGTTTGCGAAAAGGTTTTTAATAGGTTATCAGGAAGTGTTTAGGTCATAATTTACAGTGTTGGAATACGCTTGTGTCTTTGTCTGTAGGTGAAAACTGAGATCAGTGTGGACCCCAAACATCAGACTCTGCAGGGTCTTGCCTTCCCGTTACAGGCCGAGGCCAAACGTGCTCTACAGCAGCTCGCAGAGAGACGCATTAACTACATTCAACTAGTacgacacagacacacacattcaattTACAGTATGTTCTTACCAAATAGGTTCTTACCAAAATGACCAGAAATGTTTGGTTTCTATATGTAGAAGTTAGATACAGAGAAGGAAACAATTGAACTCGTGCACACCAGCCCGACAGACATCCGTGATCTACCCTGCAGGATCCCCCTGGATACACCCAGATACCACTTCTTCCTCTACAAACATTCACACGAGGGAGACTACCTTGAGTCTGTGGGTAAGTCACTCCATCCTCCATTCTTTATACGTACATCATCTATAGCAAATAGTTATGCAAATCTATTCACATGTTccctctatcactctccatagtCTTCATATACTCCATGCCAGGATACAGCTGCAGCATCAAGGAAAGGATGCTCTATTCCAGCTGTAAGAGTCGACTTCTGGAAGGTGTAGAGAGGGACTTCCACCTAGTAGTCgctaaaaaagtaaaaacataCTTCCTCACAATTTTCacgttcatttttttttctctcccaaCATAAGATTTAAAAGCCCAGAACTTAGttaaaagtcaacatgaaattaaaggtacactatggAGCTTTTAGCCCATGAGCAGGTAAAAAAACTGAACTGCACGCACACACTTTGCAgaagaacattgttttggttgCGTGACTGTGCAAATCAATATGGTTATCATGCTACTTATAAAACATTCACTACTAGGCTTAAGAGATATAACTGGTTTAGATTGAAAGGATCTCAAGCTAACTAGCTGAATAAACAGTACTTTCTTGAAATTAAATTCCAGCTCAGCGCTACAACAACTAGAATGAAATGACCCTTCACAAAACCTTTGTTAGAGAGCTACATATGTGACCCgtgctggcaaaatgagtcGCTATGAgcgaattaaaaataaacaaaaaaaacttccaAATTATGTTTGATTTGTTGGAATTAGACAAAAGACTGAGCTACACCAGTTTGAAGTTGATAGAGTCAGGAAAGTCAATTTTGAGCAAAATTAAAAGTTTTCTGAAGTTTCCAAAAACAACTCACCTAGCACCCATACCTTAAAAGCCCTGCTAATAACACCAGTTACACATCAAATGTTTTTCCCCAACAGTTAACCAAACGTTCACTTAAAGGTGccgtgtgtagtatttatgaggatctattgacagaaatgcaaaaaaaatacacataactgtgttttcagtggtgttgtataaagaccttacgtAATGAACCTttgttttattaccttagaatgagccatttatATCTACATACACCACAGGGTCCCATTTTGCGCCATCATGTTCCTACAGTAGCCCAAAACGGACAAACTGCACTACAGAGGGCTAGTCACtatctgctgtctcagacggcgacatctttgtcctgtgtcggccaccgtagcttctccaTGTGCTTCAAGGGGGGTGGGTGTAATAAATGCTGCACGAATAAAATGCTGCTAAAATTGACACAATGCACCTTTAAGACTTATCAGAAGATGTTTGCATAAATACTCGTCAAGACAGATATTTTAAAGTACTGTAATTCTGTGTACATCGAGATTCAGACATTGTCTTAGGCGTCTTTGTGTGCACGCTTTGGATCTCTCAGTCAACGCGAGTAAGATCGTTTTGTTTACATCAGCAGGGGTTTGAAAATCACATTTCTCTGGTGCAGACTCATGCCATCGAGAATTCACTATGAATATTCAGAGTTGGAATGCTGCGCTTTAAAGTGATACCGAACTTGTGCTGAGGGGAATCACAGTCGTAGAGAAGAGAGCCAAGAAAAACAGCAATTTTCATAGACAAGGGAAAGGAACGCCTCTCAGAAAATGTCCAAATAATACTTTTAGATGTGTAATTGCTATTTGGAGCTTTGGGATCGCTAGACGAGCGCTTAATgaaaacatttttgtgaaaatttcAAATTTGACCGCGCATTCCGACTCATTTTGCCAGCGCGGGTCAAATGGTAACTTAACTTATACCTTACTCACCTGTTGAGTGATAAAAATGCCATCTCCGCATCTCTTTAACAACATTTCAAATCCCTCAGTTCTCTCCATCTCGGAAAAGCTAAGCCAATGTTGATTCTCGTTTTATTATGAGCTCTGTCACGTTCTCTTTTTGGAAGCACTCTCCTGAAAACCATTCTGACTGGTCTAACACTTATAATAGGCTTACCATATTaaatcagggtaagacaaaaacacgtttTGTAAGAAGGATTGATGATGTATTaacttattattaattaatgctGTTAATTCTGAACAAAAAAGTAACAGTGTACCTTTAAACTCAATTTACTTTCTGAATATTCCTACTCGTACTGTGCAAAATGTATCAGTGCACATTATTTCCaagtaaaaaatgtatataataaatgtatttttcatattttatgatatactgatatgatatatatatgaaatgtgAAACAAGGTAACCCAAGATTTGTTTTACCCAGGTTAGAATGACCCATGGTTAACTATTGCAAAGCGTGAAAAGCCCTaatatggacaaaaatgcattgtCAAGGTcttttcatgttgactttaacaAATAGGAGACCATTTATTTAGACTTACTATTGTTTTCtgatttctttgtgtgtgttcttgtgAATGTGTCTATGTTCATTTAGTTGGAGATAGATAGTGGAGAGGAGCTGACAGAGGAATATCTATATGATGAGGTCCATCCTAAACAGCAAGCCCACAAGCAAGCATTCGCCAAACCTCGTGGCCCTGCTGGGAAGAGGGGAAGCAAACGTCTAATAAAGGGAAGTGGAGAGAACGGCGGCAACAGCTAGGAAGGACAGAAAGTGAGAGGGAGAGATAAATGAACTTCAGTTGTACCCTAAATGTTCCACAGTTTCATTTTTCCACCAGTATGCAGTCAGAGTGAAGGAAAAATTGGAATTCTGTgctcatttttttgttttgtttttactttcTTTGGCTTGTATTTACTCAATGTTATGAGATTCTTATTCATTTGGTGTGCTAATGTGCATATATTTAAGAGGAAAAACTCAGGAATTCATTTTATCTCTGTAAATTTTCTGAGAATATTTTTGTTACATAATCTCATACTTACATATACACTCAACTCAACTAAATTTTAAGCATATTAATTTATTGTGAAGCGTTTTCCACTTTCTTTTTTAACTGAAATAGTCACAAGTCCAAGAACCTACAGCCATTTCAAAGAAAAAGACACACTCATATATACACGTACACACCAAAGCCAAATGTGACAGGCAGACAGAATGTTATACTTGGCTACATGAGAACCAATCAGTTGGTTAAGTAACAGGTATGCAGGTTTGTGATTCAGATTCATTTTAGGATTGatatttacaattttaatatGATAATGACTGTTTGTGTTTTATAGTTGCAGTTGGGTGTCTCCATTTTTCtaacaatacacaaacatatctCATAACTTTGATTTTCATGGCACCGCAGTTTTTACTGTGAAACATAATTTTGTGTATGCTTCTGTTAGTAATCAGAACAATtccaaattaaacatttatgtttGTCAAATATCAGCATTTTTTCCAGCAATGAaaatatgattttctaattaaGTAAATAGTTCAGCAACTAGCAAgtgaaatgtttaaaatcatCATGGCTAGCAGAAATAAGGTAAAGTTGGATGTAAACAAAAACAtcttttaatttgttttgtgtattatatttattatgttGACATggatcaccccccccccccccccttctttTTTGTTTGTCAGTGATTAGGGTGAAAAGTCATACACAAAGATAATCatacataataaaaaataattgtaataacCTGAAAACGAAAATCTACAGCCCTCTCTTGCATTGCTTATGAACATACTGTTGCattaataaaaacaactttCACTGAGTGTTTGGTGGTCCTTATTATAAGTGGAACCAAAATCTATTCacaaatgaaagtaaaaaaatcACAGGATCAAAGAGGGCATCCCTGCAAAAACTACTGCAATTTACAATGGTCTACCTCTGACAGCCTCTAGATGGCATCAAAACATGCGTTTAAAATGAACCTCATGGGGAAGTTCCACATGCATAAGAAATGGTCAGAGTCTAAATTTCATTCACTTTCTCCATGAAATCGAGGACAATtaactaacaaaaaaaaaaaaatacatttttcattactATATGGTTTTGGTTAATGGATGGATGTCCTCTACACTTTCATCCTGTACATTTATGTACATATTCTGATGTAcgtatacaaataaatacatcaaGTACATAATATATACATCGCTAAGACGTATATATGCAcaaaacatcaactttttcttaAGCGTTTaaatttcaaaaaaataaaaagagggTATCAAGAGGAAGTCTTTTCAGAAACAAATTTCAGCAGTAGCCAAATGGTTAATGATAGCCGCTAGACGGGGCGGGGCCTCCGCGAATGGGAGGGACCTGATTGGCTTAACTCAGGGCAGGCGCTTGGTTTTCCTGGAAAGTTCTTGGAACGCTTGACGTGCGGTTTCACGAGAAACGCCGTTTTCATCCTCAAACGTCAATCACAAACATCAGGAAGCAATTACCGACCATCATCATAATAAAACTCCCAAATGAATAATTCAAGGATCATTCCAGAGCTAGTTCATTACTCACGAGACTGCTGTATGCTTGAATGAGAAAGAAGAGGGGATTGATTCTGTGTGCTTCACAGAGCTGTGCTGCCGATGGCGTCAGAGGCGCTAAACACGGGGGGATTCTCAGAAAACCAGTTCTGGGAAGTCAGACGTACTGAACAAGCCAAACCCTGCAGTGTTCCGCTTCTTGTTCAGTTTTAGGGCACGAGCTGAACAGAAACGCCGCTCGTTTTCGAGAACCATGTCCGTCTTATCTATTCGCGTAGTTTGTTAAACAGTTCTGTAGACACTATATGACAGACGGCGACAGAATCCTCACCCTGTTCTACAACCTTTCTATGGCAGACAGATATCATTAAGCCGTTTGTCATCGCTCAAGGAAGACCATATTATTTTGCGAGACCGAGTAAAACCAcaggaacaaaacaaaactttaaGGAACCGGACATCTTCACAATGATTCTGTGCGTCCAAGGGTGAGTTTTAGCGGCTCATTTTTCTTAAAATATCACAACAAAACAGATAACATTACTGTTATAGTTTATTAAATACCACACATTCCTGCGGATGTGAAAGACATATAGAATCCTTTATTATTTagcaaatgtattattattattattatattaatagtaGCCTATACATTTTGTTTATTGCATTCAAAATAATGAAACACTTCAGGCAGGTTACAAGCTGTTTGCAATAATTCACTATGAATGCTCTCAAAATGAATAATTTTgttgatataatataataataaacaatatagtaatatatggcattaattatatatatatatatatatatatatatatatatatatatatatatatatatatatatatatatatatatatatatattaacaggGAAATTTCAAACCATATTTGTCTCACGATTTTTCATTATATGGCTCAGAATTAACATTAAATTAACAATTTCTGAGAATTATGTGCACATTTGAACAGACAGTAATCAATTAAATATTGTTTAAACAAATCATATGTGCCTTCagtattttaatgttttctttttgagAGGATTGTAAACTTTTAAGTCTTTAAcagttttgtattattattattatttttccagtCCAAGAGCTCATTTGCCCGATACCTCCGATCCGACGGTCAGGTTTCCTGTGGTGACTTTCTCTTCTCCCCGCTGCATTCACACTACCGTTACCTTATGGGACCCTAGCAAAGATTTCAGAGCCATCTCTGAAAATTTCTCCTATTTGGATGCCTCAggtaagacaaaaaaaaaaaaaaatcagtttattaCATAATATTTTGCAATCCACAAACCATTCGAGGGTCATTCTGTAGAACTTGTGACTTTTCTATTATGATTTGTCAAATCTacctcactcacacacgcacacacacatattcacacataaatacatacTGCTCTCAGAAAGGTAATTTTTAACTATCAAAATTGACCTTTCTGAAAACATAATTATCCAAAATGTGTATATACAGCAATGTTTgaaatgcttttttgtttttgtctaaGAGACCCGATGTTTTATGAAATTATAAACCTAATCATTTCCAGCCTAAACCTTTTTAAAGAAACAGCAGATCAGTCAAAATGATCACGGGTATTTTATCAGCATAATTGATAATTCTAGATTCATTGTACTAATTGTTTAGATTTTTAGAATGCACATAGCTTTTTTTCCATTAACTGGTTAAAATTTACAACAGAGCATAAAATCGTGGTCTGAgtttcacaaacaaaaaaacgatgAGTAGCTGAATGAAAATGTGAATAGGTGGCATTTATGGAACAGCAGAAATAGAGCTGTTTCCCCGGTAACCTCTGTAAACAATGCTTATAAACACTACTGTTACCATACATAGAGGGAAGATAAAAAGAAAATGCCATCAAACCTAAAGGCAGTCAGTTcccttcatatatatatatataaatgtaattaatgcaTGTTTTAAATTCATATAATTTCCCTCAGCACTTGGTTGTAAAATCTCTCAAGTCTTTCCGATATTTTTTAGTTCTCCAAAAAACCAAACCTACGCTACATGCTGTGTCTGCGTGAGTTGCTTTCGCTTAATGCTTGACAGTACtgtgagtttaaaaaaatatactaaactGCAATACTAACCActggaaattacattgtggtTTATTAGCCAAACTGCTAACCATTTCATTCCTAACCCCCGACCTGTTGCGACCCCCAGTTTGGGAGACACAGTTCAAGAATgaccttttgttttttttatttctccaTCCATAAAAGTCTCTAGTAATAACTAATTTCAACAATCCCTTCCTGTTTTCAGGTTGGTACTGGGGTGCCATCTCTGCCAGTGAGGCCCACTCTGTCCTACAGAGGGCATCGGAGGGTACCTTCCTGATACGGGACAGCAGCCACCCTCTCTATATGTTGACATTGTCTGTTAAAACCGGCCGCGGGCCCACGAACGTACGCATCGAGTACAGTCTTGGACGTTTCCGTCTGGACTCAAGCTCCCCGGCCAGATCTCGCCTGCAGTCCTTCCCCGACGTCCCCAGCCTCGTGCAGCACTATGTGGGTTCCATGAACaaagaggaggaggaaaagACTGAGGAGTCTGATCACATAACTTCATCAACACCCAAGGAATGTGCGGTGCTGCTAAAACTCAAAAAGCCGATCCATCGTCCTCAAGCCTTTCCTTCTTTGCAACATCTCACTCGCTTGGTGATCAACAAAAACACAACTTGCACAGAGCGCCTGCCTCTACCGAGATCGGTACTTCAATATCTGAAGGATTACCCTTTCCAGCTCTGAAGTCGCCATGGAAACGCACACCATGGCCAATCATGAGGTGGATGCTGATGTTTTGAAGGAGGCACCTTAAATGCACAGCCCCAACAAGAGGTTTGGGGTCAAAAAGTAGTGTTAACCACTTGAAGAGTGACTCTTGTTTCTGGAGCAAGTTTTTGATGGTCAGCAAGTCTATCTAAATGGATAGATACTTTGTTTATACCCAAGTGGGACTGAGTCAAACCATGTTCAGAAATTGACTCATGAAGAAACAAGTCGTGACTTGACCTTAATGGCATACTGTTCAAAGTGTGGCAGGTTAAACCACAGGCTTGAACTTAATGTTCTTTTGTACGGGTCACGTGACCCCTTTAGAAACGGTTTGAAATGAGATCATACAGCTTGTCTGAAACGCTGAGCTCACAAGAAGCACATATTGGTCTTCAGCACTCTTATAAAGGCAAGCTTAGTCACTGCGCTGCCTTGACTGGATTTGTTTCTTTCCTTGAAAGTGAAATGCAGTGAATTTTTTTTGGTGACTATTTTAATCAagatttacatatttttttatatggcCACAATGTGGAGTTTGTATGTATTTATGGATGGAAAAATCcttttgttttataataaaagtGACATTCAAATTTACTTGATGTCAAAATGTTATCAAATTTGTCATTTGCCACTTCTGGGAATGATTATAAGACTTATTTATAGAGGAGTTTAATTATGTAAAATGCTTCTGAAAAACACGAGGAAAAGGCCTGAAATGATGAGGGCAGGTGCTGATTAACTTGGAAAGAGAATAAATTGGATTATTTTCGCAGAATGCAGACGTGATACACAGAATCAAACAATCTGCCTGACTCACTCTTCTAAGTACTGGCTTTCCAGTAAAGCTATCAAATAAGGTCATTCAGAACTGTAATCTCAGAATAATAGGATTATTAGATGAACAAATGTGCATGAAATTGCGGTGCAATTTAGTTAATTTTAGGACAAAATGTGTTATACAAGATTATTATCCTGATTCGCGATCATAATTATTTCACCGCATTTACATTATGTAGTCATTAATTGACAaggaatattttatatatttgaagtttgatttgattttttttattttgtactataTTTTCAATATTCCATCATTTTATAAATGAATAAGCgtaaaaattatgaaatatttgaatccatcattatatatatatatatatatatatatatatatatatatatatatatatatatatatatatataatatatatatatatatacacttgcATTTTATGTTATGGTAATTTAAATGTCTACAATTTTGAGGTGTGCTGAAATGAATGTTTTGAAAAGAACGCAGTGAGATGGAcacattacaaaatattaataatgagAAATGAGACATATGAAAACATAAAAGCACCGTTTCCTCATAGTGAATCATTCTCACTGCGCACCGTGATTAGTACTTCCCAGAAAGCGAGGCAGAGCTTTTTCTGAAACTCGATCCCAGTGCTGTGCTAGCTTACATAAATTTGCTAGTGACGTAAATGTGTAAATAATCTTTGTGTGCGATAATAAATGTAGGAACAGTATTAAAAAGGGTGATCAATAAGGTGTGTAAGGTTCTTATTTTATGATCTAATCAATAAGATTGCAATAGATGCAAATACTC is a genomic window of Pseudorasbora parva isolate DD20220531a chromosome 12, ASM2467924v1, whole genome shotgun sequence containing:
- the twf2 gene encoding twinfilin-2 isoform X2 is translated as MFLVLVVTEELREFLSRARSGTGRLIQVLIRDEQLVLGAYREPRQSWDKDYDHFLLPLLDPLEPCYILYRLDSKNAQGYEWLFISWSPDQSPVRHKMLYAATRATVKKEFGGGHVKDEMFGTIEEDVCLQGYLRHVTSCSAPAPLTAAEQELQRIKITEGRVKQVKTEISVDPKHQTLQGLAFPLQAEAKRALQQLAERRINYIQLKLDTEKETIELVHTSPTDIRDLPCRIPLDTPRYHFFLYKHSHEGDYLESVVFIYSMPGYSCSIKERMLYSSCKSRLLEGVERDFHLVVAKKLEIDSGEELTEEYLYDEVHPKQQAHKQAFAKPRGPAGKRGSKRLIKGSGENGGNS
- the twf2 gene encoding twinfilin-2 isoform X1; translation: MLGGLTAQRSWNDKLFSVAIKSACVCACVCVRGRVVSEQLVLGAYREPRQSWDKDYDHFLLPLLDPLEPCYILYRLDSKNAQGYEWLFISWSPDQSPVRHKMLYAATRATVKKEFGGGHVKDEMFGTIEEDVCLQGYLRHVTSCSAPAPLTAAEQELQRIKITEGRVKQVKTEISVDPKHQTLQGLAFPLQAEAKRALQQLAERRINYIQLKLDTEKETIELVHTSPTDIRDLPCRIPLDTPRYHFFLYKHSHEGDYLESVVFIYSMPGYSCSIKERMLYSSCKSRLLEGVERDFHLVVAKKLEIDSGEELTEEYLYDEVHPKQQAHKQAFAKPRGPAGKRGSKRLIKGSGENGGNS
- the twf2 gene encoding twinfilin-2 isoform X5, with amino-acid sequence MNLVLGAYREPRQSWDKDYDHFLLPLLDPLEPCYILYRLDSKNAQGYEWLFISWSPDQSPVRHKMLYAATRATVKKEFGGGHVKDEMFGTIEEDVCLQGYLRHVTSCSAPAPLTAAEQELQRIKITEGRVKQVKTEISVDPKHQTLQGLAFPLQAEAKRALQQLAERRINYIQLKLDTEKETIELVHTSPTDIRDLPCRIPLDTPRYHFFLYKHSHEGDYLESVVFIYSMPGYSCSIKERMLYSSCKSRLLEGVERDFHLVVAKKLEIDSGEELTEEYLYDEVHPKQQAHKQAFAKPRGPAGKRGSKRLIKGSGENGGNS
- the twf2 gene encoding twinfilin-2 isoform X4, which codes for MFLVLVVTEELREFLSRARSGTGRLIQVLIRDEQLVLGAYREPRQSWDKDYDHFLLPLLDPLEPCYILYRLDSKNAQGYEWLFISWSPDQSPVRHKMLYAATRATVKKEFGGGHVKDEMFGTIEEDVCLQGYLRHVTSCSAPAPLTAAEQELQRIKITEVKTEISVDPKHQTLQGLAFPLQAEAKRALQQLAERRINYIQLKLDTEKETIELVHTSPTDIRDLPCRIPLDTPRYHFFLYKHSHEGDYLESVVFIYSMPGYSCSIKERMLYSSCKSRLLEGVERDFHLVVAKKLEIDSGEELTEEYLYDEVHPKQQAHKQAFAKPRGPAGKRGSKRLIKGSGENGGNS
- the twf2 gene encoding twinfilin-2 isoform X3, producing MLGGLTAQRSWNDKLFSVAIKSACVCACVCVRGRVVSEQLVLGAYREPRQSWDKDYDHFLLPLLDPLEPCYILYRLDSKNAQGYEWLFISWSPDQSPVRHKMLYAATRATVKKEFGGGHVKDEMFGTIEEDVCLQGYLRHVTSCSAPAPLTAAEQELQRIKITEVKTEISVDPKHQTLQGLAFPLQAEAKRALQQLAERRINYIQLKLDTEKETIELVHTSPTDIRDLPCRIPLDTPRYHFFLYKHSHEGDYLESVVFIYSMPGYSCSIKERMLYSSCKSRLLEGVERDFHLVVAKKLEIDSGEELTEEYLYDEVHPKQQAHKQAFAKPRGPAGKRGSKRLIKGSGENGGNS
- the cisha gene encoding cytokine-inducible SH2-containing protein — protein: MILCVQGPRAHLPDTSDPTVRFPVVTFSSPRCIHTTVTLWDPSKDFRAISENFSYLDASGWYWGAISASEAHSVLQRASEGTFLIRDSSHPLYMLTLSVKTGRGPTNVRIEYSLGRFRLDSSSPARSRLQSFPDVPSLVQHYVGSMNKEEEEKTEESDHITSSTPKECAVLLKLKKPIHRPQAFPSLQHLTRLVINKNTTCTERLPLPRSVLQYLKDYPFQL